A genomic stretch from Anser cygnoides isolate HZ-2024a breed goose chromosome 30, Taihu_goose_T2T_genome, whole genome shotgun sequence includes:
- the LOC136787703 gene encoding olfactory receptor 14C36-like translates to MANISSVSEFLLLAFADTRELQLLHFGLFLGIYLAALLGNGLILTAIACDHRLHTPMYFFLLNLALLDLGCISTTLPKAMANALWDTTAISYQGCAAQVFLFSFFISAEYSLLTIMSYDRYVAICKPLHYGSLVGSRACAQMAAAAWGSGFLNAVLHTATTFSLPLCQGNAVDQFFCEIPQILKLSCSGSDYLKEVRLLVVSACLAFGCFVFIVLSYVQIFRAVLRMPSEQGRHKAFSTCLPHLAVVSLSISTAVFAYLKPPCISSPSLDPLVAVLYSVVPPAVNPLIYSMRNQELKHALVKLMTRCV, encoded by the coding sequence tgcacttcgggctcttcctgggcatctacctggctgccctcctgggcaacggcctcatcctcaccgccatagcctgcgaccaccgcctccacacccccatgtacttcttcctcctcaacctcgccctcctcgacctgggctgcatctccaccactctgcccaaagccatggccaatgccctctgggacaccacggccatctcctatcaagggtgtgctgcacaggtctttttgttttccttctttatatcagcagaatattcccttctcaccatcatgtcctacgaccgctacgttgccatctgcaagcccctgcactacgggagcctcgtgggcagcagagcttgtgcccagatggcagcagctgcctggggcagtggctttctcaatgctgtcctgcacacggccactaccttttccctgccgctctgccaaggcaatgctgtggaccagttcttctgtgaaatcccccagatcctcaagctctcctgctcaggttCAGACTACCTAAAGGAAGTTAGACTTCTGGTGGTTAGTGCatgtttagcatttggctgttttgttttcattgtgctgtcctatgtgcagatcttcagggcggtgctgaggatgccctctgagcagggccggcacaaagccttttccacgtgcctccctcacctggccgtggtctccctgtctATCAGCACTGCcgtgtttgcctacctgaagcccccctgcatctcctccccatccctggacccgctggtggcagttctgtactcagtggtgcctccagccgtgaaccccctcatctacagcatgaggaaccaggagctcaagcatGCCCTGGTGAAACTGATGACTAGGTGTGTGTAA